Proteins encoded in a region of the Massilia sp. UMI-21 genome:
- a CDS encoding DUF1622 domain-containing protein: MFARVEEGVRAGVEWLRLLVETLGALVIAVGIVLVVVALVRRLLSRQSGDFNPIRLAFARYLTLALELQLAADVLSTSVSPSWDQIGKLAAIAVIRTALNFFLNKELQHEAATQDSGARVPAGKG; the protein is encoded by the coding sequence ATGTTCGCACGGGTGGAGGAGGGAGTGCGCGCCGGTGTCGAGTGGCTGCGCTTGCTGGTCGAGACCCTGGGCGCGCTGGTGATCGCCGTGGGCATCGTGCTGGTGGTGGTGGCGCTGGTGCGCCGGCTATTGTCGCGGCAGAGCGGCGATTTCAATCCGATCCGGCTGGCGTTCGCGCGCTACCTGACGCTGGCGCTGGAGCTGCAGCTGGCCGCCGACGTCCTGTCGACGTCGGTGTCGCCGAGCTGGGACCAGATCGGCAAGCTGGCGGCGATCGCCGTGATCCGCACCGCCTTGAACTTCTTCCTGAACAAGGAGTTGCAGCACGAGGCCGCAACACAGGACTCCGGGGCGCGCGTGCCGGCCGGAAAGGGCTAG
- a CDS encoding sodium:proton antiporter translates to MPQVIPVFLVVTAVLAWVNARYLKLPSTIGVMVAALLLSTATLLLDFLGHGLPRDYAAELFGTIDFSAVLMEGMLSFLLFAGALQVDLAQLARYRWQVGLLAVFGTVAAALLVGAGLYYLLPLVGLPLPLAYCLVFGALIAPTDPISVTGLLRKVGAPANLETVISGESLFNDGVGIVLFTVLAAMAARHSAPEGADTVVLLLREAGGGVVLGLVLGYVVYRMVKAIDSYQEEVLLTVAAVLGGYSLAHVLHVSGPLAMVAAGILIGNRGREHGMSDLTREQLDHFWELLDSMLNVVLFVLIGFEALLLPFSGTLLTAGLAAIGITLGARLLTAGLPVALLGRRSGLPAGAWQVLTWGGLRGGISVALALSLAPGPERNALVTITYIVVVFSVLVQGLTVERLVRRLVPCTSREP, encoded by the coding sequence ATGCCCCAGGTAATACCGGTATTTCTTGTCGTGACGGCAGTGCTGGCCTGGGTGAATGCCCGCTATCTGAAACTTCCTTCGACCATCGGCGTGATGGTGGCGGCGCTGCTGTTGTCGACGGCGACCCTGCTGCTGGACTTCCTGGGTCACGGCTTGCCGCGCGACTATGCCGCCGAGCTGTTCGGCACCATCGATTTCTCCGCGGTGCTGATGGAAGGCATGCTGAGCTTCCTGCTGTTCGCCGGGGCGCTGCAGGTCGACCTGGCGCAACTGGCCCGCTACCGCTGGCAGGTCGGCCTGCTGGCGGTGTTCGGTACCGTCGCCGCGGCCCTGCTCGTCGGCGCCGGGCTCTATTACCTGCTGCCCTTGGTGGGGCTGCCCCTGCCGCTGGCCTACTGCCTGGTGTTCGGCGCCCTGATCGCACCGACCGACCCGATCTCGGTCACCGGCCTGCTGCGCAAGGTCGGCGCGCCCGCCAACCTCGAGACCGTGATCTCCGGCGAGTCCCTGTTCAACGATGGCGTCGGCATCGTCCTGTTCACCGTGCTGGCCGCGATGGCGGCCCGGCACAGCGCGCCCGAGGGCGCCGATACCGTGGTGCTGCTCCTGCGCGAGGCCGGCGGCGGCGTGGTCCTGGGCCTGGTGCTGGGGTATGTGGTCTATCGCATGGTCAAGGCGATCGACAGCTACCAGGAAGAAGTCCTGTTGACGGTGGCGGCCGTGCTGGGCGGCTACAGCCTGGCGCACGTGCTGCACGTGTCCGGCCCGCTGGCGATGGTGGCGGCCGGCATCCTGATCGGAAACCGCGGCCGTGAACACGGCATGTCCGACCTGACCCGCGAGCAGCTCGACCATTTCTGGGAACTGCTCGACTCGATGCTCAACGTCGTGCTGTTCGTGCTGATCGGCTTCGAGGCGCTGCTGCTGCCGTTCTCGGGCACGCTGTTGACGGCCGGCCTGGCCGCCATCGGCATCACCCTGGGCGCGCGGCTCCTGACCGCCGGCCTGCCGGTGGCGCTGCTGGGCCGGCGCTCGGGCCTGCCGGCGGGGGCCTGGCAGGTGCTGACCTGGGGCGGCCTGCGCGGCGGCATTTCGGTCGCCCTGGCGCTGTCGCTGGCGCCCGGACCGGAACGCAATGCGCTGGTGACCATCACCTATATCGTGGTCGTGTTCTCGGTGCTGGTCCAGGGCCTGACCGTCGAGCGGCTGGTACGCCGGCTGGTTCCCTGTACCTCCAGGGAGCCATGA
- a CDS encoding translocation/assembly module TamB domain-containing protein, whose product MDTNDTSPAPAPAPAPDKKARRWPRRVAIGVVATGVVVGGALWYLGRESTLQMIAQRVAASTDGKLKLTGVTGSLYGDMHIDRIVWRTDEQLAVAEDIDLTWSPGQIVSRGILINKLQAARLRVETLKETTERSPMPARLAPPFPVSIDDARLNRATFVNKGAETRIDNIRLRLHGDKQRWQLRDAAAVTPWGDVAAAGTIGAQRPFKLDVAASLSQSQANAAAGPTSKAAQLRLKVGGDLQTTVVDATGKAGRAVGDAHFVLSPYAEIPLREMRINGRNVDPGIFNPALPTADLSFAIVGKLDAKRNISGSVNIVNEGPEGTLDQQRLPLRSMRGQLGGNLEALKVSDVLIDFGEAGRFTGLGGVQREQDAEGLGTARFTLHTDRFDLQGIYSTMKPTAIRGDIQVTNAGDTQTLQANLADKAMRLAALATLENNQVTLREARLSSGGSRVDVSGSMKLLEDKAFKAKATASRFNPADFGNFPEADINASVNVAGALAPGWRVDADFAVRRSRLLNQPLSGEGKLHADAKRISGIDADLALGQNTLALNGAFGGAGDRLRWRIDGRQLSALRSDLYGAVTANGVATGTMAAPRTTFEVDANGLGWVAAQRKNAKGSLRANGEAWLAGAEGARFVEAKMSGAMRRFNPAAFGSPLAGSINGAFDASGRSGADWRGALDLRVQDSTLSNSPLWGHARLTADRRHISNADVDLHVGANVVAAKGSFGAGSDQLSWRIDAPQLGALGPDFGGILRGQGTLSGTMDTPSLNAALEGRNLRLLGTHSIGSLRADARLGSGRGARDALASDIQVTDYVSGDTRVASASLKTEGTRGAHTLRAAAVGDAFDASLEVRGGWKGDAWSGTLATLRNRGRYALALRAPAPLRIGVAPGSGVMGLAKPQSLSFKDAVITLPSGSITVDSLLKNGPRWSSRGHADSVPLTYLAQFSPAISDKVRGDLSLGARWSFDLRTASATGGAPALDGMVRVFREKGDVIAGGDRPVPLGLRKLEARAEVDSGTLRMHVDLDGTRTGTADVDASAQLLQGRLDRDSPMRLTANANMDSIAWLASFAGQPGLELDGALRLALTGSGTIGDPRLDGTVQGDKLAVRWPEQGVRLQNGQLRAGLGGDRLQVQRLYFEGPRGGSASADGFLRFSGGLAEANLRLALDKIEALSRPDRTVVLSGQASLVRNAERFALEGNIRADRALIEFAPQGRPTMSDDVIVLGKGGAKPTPSNKKEELPLSIDLRADLGDQFRLRGLGIDATLAGNVRVRKVGAGAPRVNGTIRAVEGNYAAYGQKLAVERAVITFSGPYDNPALDIVAVRKQPEGEQLSETNVEAGVQVRGTAQSPQARLVSTPNVPDSEKLSWLVLGHGMEGTSGNEKDVLAAAAAALIGGKGGTGGITQKLANSLGVDEVGLKQANGGGGGLESTVVTVGKRISSRTYLSFEQGATTASSLVRLRYKWTPRITLQFQTGTNTALDILYSWAFD is encoded by the coding sequence ATGGACACCAACGATACCTCCCCGGCACCGGCACCAGCACCGGCGCCAGACAAAAAGGCGCGGCGCTGGCCGCGCCGCGTCGCCATCGGCGTGGTCGCGACCGGCGTGGTCGTCGGCGGCGCGCTCTGGTACCTGGGGCGCGAGAGCACCCTGCAGATGATCGCGCAAAGGGTCGCCGCCTCCACCGACGGCAAGCTCAAGCTCACCGGCGTCACCGGTTCGCTCTATGGCGACATGCACATCGACCGCATCGTCTGGCGCACCGACGAGCAGCTGGCCGTCGCCGAGGATATCGACCTGACCTGGTCGCCCGGCCAGATCGTCTCGCGCGGCATCCTCATCAACAAGCTGCAAGCGGCCAGGCTGCGCGTCGAGACGCTCAAGGAAACCACGGAACGCTCGCCGATGCCGGCCAGGCTGGCGCCGCCCTTCCCGGTCTCGATCGACGACGCACGCCTGAACCGGGCCACCTTCGTCAACAAGGGCGCGGAAACGCGCATCGACAATATCCGCCTGCGCCTGCATGGGGACAAGCAGCGCTGGCAGCTGCGCGACGCCGCCGCCGTCACGCCATGGGGCGACGTGGCCGCCGCCGGCACCATCGGCGCCCAACGCCCGTTCAAGCTCGACGTCGCCGCCAGCCTGAGCCAGTCGCAGGCCAACGCCGCGGCCGGGCCAACGTCGAAGGCCGCCCAGCTGCGCCTGAAGGTCGGCGGCGACCTCCAGACCACCGTGGTCGACGCCACGGGCAAGGCCGGCCGCGCCGTCGGCGACGCCCACTTCGTGCTGTCGCCCTATGCCGAGATCCCGCTGCGCGAGATGCGCATCAACGGCCGCAACGTCGATCCGGGCATCTTCAACCCGGCGCTGCCGACGGCCGACCTGAGCTTTGCCATCGTGGGCAAGCTCGATGCGAAGCGCAACATCAGCGGCAGCGTGAACATCGTCAACGAAGGCCCGGAAGGCACGCTCGACCAGCAGCGCCTGCCGCTGCGCAGCATGCGCGGCCAGCTCGGCGGCAACCTGGAAGCGCTCAAGGTCTCCGACGTGCTGATCGACTTCGGCGAGGCCGGCCGCTTCACCGGCCTGGGGGGCGTCCAGCGCGAGCAGGACGCGGAAGGCCTCGGTACCGCGCGCTTCACGCTGCACACCGACCGCTTCGACCTGCAGGGCATCTACTCCACCATGAAGCCGACCGCGATCCGCGGCGACATCCAGGTCACGAATGCGGGCGACACCCAGACCCTGCAGGCCAACCTGGCCGACAAGGCCATGCGCCTGGCCGCGCTGGCGACGCTCGAGAACAACCAGGTGACGCTGCGCGAAGCGCGCCTGTCGAGCGGCGGCAGCCGGGTCGACGTCAGCGGGAGCATGAAGCTGCTCGAAGACAAGGCCTTCAAGGCGAAGGCCACGGCGAGCCGCTTCAACCCGGCAGATTTCGGCAACTTCCCCGAGGCCGACATCAACGCCAGCGTCAACGTCGCCGGCGCGCTGGCGCCAGGCTGGCGGGTCGACGCCGATTTCGCCGTGCGCCGCAGCCGCCTGCTGAACCAGCCGCTGTCGGGCGAAGGCAAGCTGCACGCCGACGCCAAACGCATCAGCGGCATCGACGCCGACCTGGCGCTGGGCCAGAATACGCTGGCGCTGAACGGCGCCTTCGGCGGCGCCGGCGACCGCCTGCGCTGGCGCATCGACGGCCGCCAGCTGTCGGCGCTGCGCAGCGACCTGTATGGCGCCGTGACGGCAAACGGCGTCGCCACCGGCACCATGGCCGCCCCGCGCACCACGTTCGAGGTCGACGCCAATGGCCTCGGCTGGGTGGCGGCGCAGCGCAAGAACGCCAAGGGCAGCCTGCGTGCGAACGGCGAAGCCTGGCTTGCGGGCGCGGAGGGCGCGCGTTTCGTGGAAGCAAAGATGAGCGGCGCGATGCGGCGCTTCAATCCGGCTGCCTTCGGTTCGCCGCTGGCCGGCTCGATCAACGGCGCCTTCGACGCCAGCGGCCGCAGCGGCGCCGACTGGCGCGGCGCGCTCGACCTGCGCGTGCAGGACTCGACCCTGTCGAATTCGCCGCTGTGGGGCCACGCACGCTTGACCGCCGACCGCCGCCACATATCGAATGCCGACGTCGACCTGCACGTGGGCGCCAACGTGGTGGCCGCGAAGGGCAGCTTCGGCGCGGGCAGCGACCAGTTGAGCTGGCGCATCGACGCCCCCCAGCTGGGCGCGCTCGGCCCCGACTTCGGCGGCATCCTGCGTGGCCAGGGCACCCTGTCCGGCACCATGGACACGCCGTCGCTCAACGCCGCGCTGGAAGGGCGGAACCTGCGCCTGCTCGGCACCCACAGCATCGGCTCCCTGCGCGCCGACGCCAGGCTCGGTTCCGGCCGCGGCGCGCGCGACGCGCTGGCGAGCGACATCCAGGTGACCGACTATGTCAGCGGCGACACCCGCGTGGCGTCGGCCAGCCTGAAGACCGAAGGCACGCGCGGCGCGCACACCTTGCGCGCGGCAGCCGTCGGCGATGCCTTCGATGCCAGTCTCGAGGTGCGCGGCGGATGGAAAGGCGACGCCTGGAGCGGCACCCTGGCCACGCTGCGCAATCGCGGGCGCTATGCGCTGGCGCTGCGGGCGCCGGCGCCGCTGCGCATCGGCGTTGCCCCCGGCAGCGGCGTGATGGGACTGGCCAAGCCGCAGAGCCTCAGCTTCAAGGACGCCGTCATCACGCTGCCATCGGGCAGCATCACGGTCGACTCCCTGCTCAAGAACGGGCCGCGCTGGAGCAGCCGCGGCCATGCGGACAGCGTGCCCCTGACCTATCTGGCGCAGTTCTCGCCGGCAATCAGCGACAAGGTACGCGGCGACCTGAGCCTGGGAGCACGCTGGTCCTTCGACCTGCGCACCGCGAGCGCCACCGGCGGCGCCCCGGCGCTGGACGGCATGGTCCGCGTATTCCGCGAAAAGGGCGACGTGATCGCCGGCGGCGACCGGCCCGTGCCGCTCGGACTGCGCAAGCTGGAAGCGCGCGCCGAAGTCGATAGCGGTACGCTGCGCATGCACGTCGACCTGGACGGCACCCGTACCGGCACCGCGGATGTCGATGCCAGCGCCCAACTGCTGCAGGGACGCCTGGATCGCGACAGCCCGATGCGCCTGACCGCCAATGCCAACATGGATTCGATTGCCTGGCTGGCCTCGTTTGCCGGGCAACCGGGGCTGGAGCTGGATGGCGCGCTGCGCCTGGCCTTGACAGGCAGCGGCACCATCGGCGATCCGCGCCTGGACGGCACCGTCCAGGGCGACAAGCTGGCGGTACGCTGGCCGGAACAGGGCGTGCGCCTGCAAAACGGCCAGCTGCGCGCCGGCCTGGGCGGCGACCGGCTCCAGGTACAGCGCCTGTATTTCGAAGGTCCCCGGGGCGGCAGCGCCTCGGCCGACGGCTTCCTGCGCTTTTCGGGCGGCCTGGCGGAGGCCAACCTGCGCCTGGCGCTCGACAAGATCGAAGCCTTGTCGCGCCCCGATCGCACGGTGGTCCTCAGCGGCCAGGCTTCGCTGGTGCGCAATGCCGAACGCTTCGCGCTCGAGGGCAACATCCGCGCCGACCGCGCCTTGATCGAATTCGCACCGCAGGGCCGCCCGACCATGTCGGACGACGTCATCGTGCTGGGCAAGGGCGGCGCCAAGCCGACCCCCTCGAACAAGAAAGAGGAACTGCCCTTGAGCATCGACCTGCGGGCCGACCTCGGCGACCAGTTCCGCCTGCGTGGCCTCGGCATCGACGCCACCCTCGCCGGCAACGTGCGCGTTCGCAAGGTCGGCGCCGGCGCGCCGCGCGTCAACGGCACCATTCGCGCGGTCGAGGGCAACTACGCCGCTTACGGACAAAAACTGGCGGTCGAGCGGGCCGTCATCACCTTCAGCGGCCCGTACGACAACCCTGCCCTCGACATCGTCGCGGTGCGCAAGCAGCCGGAAGGCGAGCAGCTGTCCGAGACCAATGTGGAGGCCGGCGTGCAGGTGCGCGGAACGGCCCAGTCGCCCCAGGCCAGGCTGGTGTCCACGCCGAACGTACCGGACAGCGAAAAGCTGTCCTGGCTGGTGCTCGGCCACGGCATGGAAGGCACCAGCGGCAACGAGAAGGACGTGCTGGCGGCCGCCGCCGCGGCCCTGATCGGCGGCAAGGGCGGCACCGGCGGCATCACGCAGAAACTGGCGAACTCGCTCGGCGTGGACGAAGTGGGCCTGAAGCAGGCCAATGGCGGCGGAGGCGGCCTGGAGAGCACCGTGGTGACAGTGGGCAAGCGCATTTCGTCGCGCACCTATCTCAGCTTCGAGCAGGGCGCGACCACGGCCTCGAGCCTGGTGCGCCTGCGCTACAAGTGGACACCGAGGATCACGCTGCAGTTCCAGACCGGCACCAATACCGCGCTGGACATCCTGTATTCCTGGGCCTTCGACTAG
- a CDS encoding DUF421 domain-containing protein: protein MFFDSWNDIFRVVVVGVLAYAGLVFLLRISGNRTLSKMNSFDLVVTVAFGSTLSSILISKDVSLMEGLAALALLVLLQLVITWTSVRSRLVSKAVKTAPTVVLRDGRLLHDALRTVRITEDEVRAAVRQNGHGSLAAIDLAVLEADGSLSVIPADKAGDRSAYGGLGASERQGLSD from the coding sequence ATGTTTTTCGACAGCTGGAACGACATCTTCCGCGTCGTGGTGGTAGGGGTGCTGGCCTATGCAGGGCTGGTTTTCCTGTTGCGCATCAGCGGCAACCGCACGCTGTCGAAGATGAATTCCTTCGACCTGGTCGTGACGGTGGCATTCGGCTCCACCCTGTCCAGTATCCTGATCAGCAAGGACGTCAGCCTGATGGAAGGCCTGGCGGCGCTCGCCCTGCTGGTGCTGCTGCAGTTGGTCATCACCTGGACCTCGGTGCGTTCGCGCTTGGTCAGCAAGGCGGTCAAGACCGCACCGACCGTGGTGCTGCGCGACGGCCGGCTCCTGCACGACGCGCTCAGGACGGTGCGCATCACGGAAGATGAAGTACGCGCCGCAGTGCGCCAGAACGGACACGGCTCGCTCGCGGCCATCGACCTGGCGGTGCTCGAGGCCGACGGCAGCCTGTCGGTGATTCCTGCCGACAAGGCCGGCGACCGCTCGGCCTACGGCGGGCTCGGCGCCTCCGAGCGCCAGGGCCTATCTGACTGA
- a CDS encoding HPP family protein yields MDQRPVPSRRRRLGLRKELLLAVAPTVTVLLVLALVEAVSQQRLLFASLASSAFLIYLDPGHSVNQARTLVLSQMGAAMIGLLAYLVIGPGYASAGLAMIAAIVLMIVLDAVHPPAVATALGFGLRAGDASNLVLFCLALGITVVLLGLQRLTQYLVLRSLRGRRGAGSDGDEGLS; encoded by the coding sequence ATGGATCAGCGGCCCGTGCCGTCGCGCCGGCGCCGCCTGGGGCTGCGCAAGGAGCTGCTGCTGGCGGTCGCGCCCACCGTCACGGTGCTGCTGGTACTGGCCCTGGTCGAAGCCGTGAGCCAGCAGCGCCTGCTGTTCGCTTCGCTGGCATCAAGCGCCTTTCTGATCTATCTCGACCCGGGCCACAGTGTCAACCAGGCGCGCACCCTGGTGCTGTCGCAGATGGGGGCGGCAATGATCGGGCTGCTGGCCTATCTTGTCATCGGTCCGGGCTATGCCTCCGCCGGCCTGGCGATGATCGCCGCCATCGTCCTGATGATCGTGCTCGACGCCGTGCATCCGCCGGCCGTGGCCACGGCGCTCGGCTTCGGGCTGCGGGCCGGCGACGCCAGCAACCTTGTCCTGTTCTGCCTGGCGCTCGGGATCACCGTCGTGCTCCTCGGGCTGCAGCGGCTCACCCAGTACCTGGTGCTGCGTTCGCTGCGCGGCCGCCGCGGCGCAGGATCGGACGGCGACGAGGGTCTGTCTTGA
- the queC gene encoding 7-cyano-7-deazaguanine synthase QueC — translation MHTNDSALVLFSGGQDSTTCLAWALQRYARVETIGFDYGQRHAIELEVRPTLLAKMRALNPAWDARLGEDHMIDLSLIAKISDTALTSNVAIAMQENGLPNTFVPGRNLLFMTVAATVAYRRGLDVLVGGMCETDFSGYPDCRDDTMKALQVALNLGMATRLKVETPLMWIDKAQTWQLAQDCGGDALVDLIRFDTHTCYLGERGAAHPWGHGCGSCPACALRARGYAQYVAAKAG, via the coding sequence ATGCATACCAACGACAGCGCGCTCGTCCTTTTCAGCGGCGGCCAGGACTCCACCACTTGCCTTGCATGGGCCTTGCAGCGCTATGCACGGGTGGAGACAATCGGCTTCGACTACGGCCAGCGCCATGCCATCGAGCTGGAAGTCCGCCCGACGCTGCTCGCGAAAATGCGCGCGCTGAACCCGGCGTGGGATGCGCGCCTGGGCGAGGATCACATGATCGACCTGTCCCTGATCGCGAAGATCTCGGATACGGCGCTCACCAGCAACGTTGCCATCGCCATGCAGGAAAATGGCTTGCCGAACACCTTCGTGCCTGGCCGCAACCTGCTGTTCATGACGGTGGCGGCCACGGTGGCCTACCGGCGCGGCCTCGATGTCCTGGTGGGCGGCATGTGCGAGACCGATTTCTCCGGCTACCCGGACTGCCGCGACGACACCATGAAGGCGCTGCAGGTGGCGCTGAACCTCGGCATGGCCACGCGCCTGAAGGTGGAGACGCCCCTGATGTGGATCGACAAGGCACAGACCTGGCAGCTGGCCCAGGACTGCGGCGGCGACGCGCTGGTCGACCTGATCCGCTTCGACACCCATACCTGCTACCTGGGCGAGCGCGGCGCGGCGCATCCATGGGGCCATGGCTGCGGCAGCTGCCCGGCCTGCGCGCTGCGCGCGCGCGGATACGCGCAGTACGTGGCCGCTAAAGCCGGCTGA
- a CDS encoding outer membrane protein assembly factor, with translation MFPARLPPGRLRPLPRLLTGLGALVFATALHAQGIDYQVRIDAPRQLENMLEENLDLMRWRGNPRVDMEQLQRLVKEAPEQARTFIATEGYYSPRISAGLDTSGGRPVARLIVDPGPPTVVGDVDLVLQGFAPIDEGSAPFDATALRQRWTLPTGARFIQADWEAAKRGLLREVTQRRFPRARLVETSAIVDPEERRAMLRVVIDSGPEMHFGELRIRGLKRYPRQVITNLNKIEPGDQYSEAALTALQSRLQDTGYFSSVEVSADMSAVLNAELQELKEGDDDADANPATPQPPTDAATPDAATPGPTVLPVLVRVVENKQKNVEVGVGFSTDTGARAQASYDDLNVFGKRMKSDLIYEQKRQTARVDFFWPTTPKGYNDSVGAGVERNDVRGEITTLATVAARRSWGSPLLERSLTLEALVEKREVPPSEPTTTRSLPLTYAITKRKLDSLIMPTDGYVLQGQLGGALLPILTDEKFLRLYLRGQMFKPLGDAGTLVLRGEFGAVAAKEKLGVPSTFLFRAGGDQSVRGYGYRELGVRENDAIVGGKYLLTASAEYQYYFRPPWGVAVFYDVGNAADKVGDLKPKSGFGIGARWRSPVGPINVDLAYGHAVKKARLHFSLGFTF, from the coding sequence ATGTTTCCTGCAAGATTGCCTCCCGGCCGCCTGCGTCCCCTGCCTCGTCTGTTGACAGGCCTCGGTGCATTGGTATTCGCAACGGCGCTGCATGCCCAGGGGATCGACTACCAGGTCCGGATCGATGCCCCGCGCCAGCTCGAGAACATGCTCGAAGAGAATCTCGACCTGATGCGCTGGCGCGGCAACCCCCGTGTGGACATGGAGCAGCTGCAACGCCTGGTCAAGGAAGCGCCCGAGCAGGCCCGGACCTTCATCGCCACCGAGGGCTATTATTCGCCCAGGATTTCCGCCGGACTCGACACCAGCGGCGGCCGTCCGGTCGCACGCCTGATCGTCGACCCGGGCCCGCCCACGGTGGTCGGCGACGTCGACCTGGTGCTGCAGGGTTTCGCGCCCATCGACGAGGGCAGCGCACCCTTCGACGCCACCGCCCTGCGCCAGCGCTGGACGCTCCCCACCGGCGCGCGCTTCATCCAGGCCGACTGGGAAGCCGCCAAGCGCGGCCTGCTGCGCGAAGTGACGCAACGGCGCTTTCCGCGCGCGCGCCTGGTCGAAACCAGCGCCATCGTCGATCCGGAAGAACGCCGCGCCATGCTGCGGGTGGTCATCGACAGCGGCCCCGAGATGCATTTCGGCGAGCTGCGCATCCGCGGCCTGAAGCGCTATCCGCGCCAGGTCATCACCAACCTGAACAAGATCGAGCCGGGCGACCAGTACAGCGAGGCCGCCCTCACCGCCCTGCAGTCGCGCCTGCAGGATACCGGTTACTTCAGCAGCGTCGAAGTGAGCGCCGACATGAGCGCCGTGCTCAACGCCGAGCTGCAGGAACTCAAGGAAGGCGACGACGACGCGGATGCCAATCCTGCCACCCCGCAGCCGCCCACCGACGCAGCGACGCCCGACGCAGCGACGCCCGGCCCCACCGTGCTGCCGGTGCTGGTGCGCGTGGTCGAGAACAAGCAAAAGAACGTCGAGGTCGGCGTCGGCTTCTCGACCGACACCGGGGCACGCGCCCAGGCCAGCTACGACGACCTGAATGTGTTCGGCAAGCGCATGAAGAGCGACCTGATCTACGAACAGAAGCGCCAGACCGCGCGCGTCGATTTCTTCTGGCCGACCACGCCGAAGGGCTACAACGACAGCGTCGGCGCCGGCGTCGAGCGCAACGACGTGCGCGGCGAAATCACCACCCTGGCCACCGTGGCGGCGCGCCGCTCGTGGGGTTCGCCGCTGCTCGAGCGCAGCCTGACGCTCGAGGCGCTGGTCGAGAAACGCGAAGTGCCGCCGAGCGAACCCACCACGACCCGCAGCCTGCCGCTCACCTACGCCATCACCAAGCGCAAGCTCGACAGCCTGATCATGCCGACCGACGGCTACGTGCTGCAGGGCCAGCTGGGCGGCGCCCTGCTGCCGATCCTGACCGACGAAAAATTCCTGCGCCTGTACCTGCGCGGCCAGATGTTCAAGCCGCTGGGCGACGCCGGCACCCTGGTGCTGCGCGGCGAGTTCGGCGCGGTGGCGGCCAAGGAAAAACTGGGCGTGCCGTCCACCTTCCTGTTCCGCGCCGGCGGCGACCAGTCGGTGCGCGGCTACGGCTACCGCGAACTGGGCGTGCGCGAGAACGACGCCATCGTCGGCGGCAAGTACCTGCTCACCGCCAGCGCCGAATACCAGTACTACTTCCGCCCGCCATGGGGCGTGGCCGTGTTCTACGACGTCGGCAATGCCGCCGACAAGGTGGGCGACCTGAAACCGAAGTCCGGCTTCGGCATCGGCGCGCGCTGGCGCAGCCCGGTCGGCCCCATCAATGTCGACCTCGCCTACGGCCACGCCGTCAAGAAGGCGCGCCTGCACTTCTCCCTGGGATTCACCTTCTGA
- a CDS encoding mechanosensitive ion channel family protein has translation MSPELSIAYERLESLGTAAMRLLPSLAVGIVVLLLFLFLARVTRRMVQRINTGRFHENLVIVLGRMAQWAMILLGILLSVTVAFPSFTPGNLISALGITGIAIGFAFKDIFENFLAGILILITEPFRIGDQIVFGAFEGTVEQIETRATKMRTYDGRLVVIPNAELYKGSFVVNTAYPSRRLQYDVVIGNGDDIGLAKRLMLDAIGSLSDVEAEPAPDALLLEYADAGAKIRIRWWIKPPYRADALALQDQVLVKVKATLTAHGIDLPYPTQQVLFHDQTEETDGDRRRQREGWPAGQGEAPRPARELDRQE, from the coding sequence ATGTCACCGGAATTGTCGATTGCCTATGAACGCCTCGAATCCCTGGGCACCGCTGCGATGCGCCTCTTGCCCAGCCTGGCGGTCGGCATCGTCGTCCTGCTGCTGTTCCTGTTCCTGGCCCGCGTGACGCGGCGCATGGTGCAGCGCATCAATACCGGCAGGTTCCACGAAAACCTGGTGATCGTGCTCGGCAGGATGGCCCAATGGGCCATGATCCTGCTCGGCATCCTGCTGTCCGTGACGGTGGCTTTTCCGTCCTTCACTCCCGGCAATCTCATCAGCGCCCTGGGCATCACCGGCATCGCGATCGGCTTCGCCTTCAAGGATATTTTTGAAAATTTTCTTGCAGGAATTCTCATCCTGATCACCGAGCCCTTCCGTATTGGGGACCAGATCGTGTTCGGCGCATTCGAAGGCACGGTCGAGCAGATCGAAACCCGCGCCACCAAGATGCGCACCTACGACGGGCGCCTGGTGGTCATTCCGAACGCCGAACTGTACAAGGGCTCATTCGTCGTCAACACCGCCTATCCGAGTCGCCGCCTGCAGTACGACGTGGTGATCGGCAACGGCGACGACATCGGCCTGGCCAAGCGCCTGATGCTCGACGCGATCGGCAGCCTGTCCGATGTCGAAGCAGAGCCGGCGCCGGACGCCTTGCTGCTTGAGTATGCGGATGCCGGGGCCAAGATCCGTATCCGCTGGTGGATCAAGCCACCCTACCGGGCCGATGCGCTGGCGCTGCAGGACCAGGTGCTGGTAAAGGTCAAGGCCACCCTCACCGCGCACGGCATCGACCTGCCCTATCCGACCCAGCAGGTGCTGTTCCACGACCAGACCGAGGAAACCGATGGCGACCGGCGCCGCCAGCGCGAAGGATGGCCGGCCGGACAGGGCGAGGCGCCGCGCCCGGCGCGCGAGCTCGACCGGCAGGAGTAA